From Anopheles darlingi chromosome 2, idAnoDarlMG_H_01, whole genome shotgun sequence, the proteins below share one genomic window:
- the LOC125950110 gene encoding luciferin sulfotransferase-like isoform X2 yields the protein MSFEYTEITDPLFVENKQANDEENFIMVRAKDWSDVPIALPNWQPEPHCFSTEFRKYEQDLTDFEVRPDDVWVASYPKSGTTWCQEMVWLICNDLNFEAARAESLRTRFPFLE from the exons ATGTCTTTCGAGTACACGGAAATAACGGATCCACTGTTTGTGGAAAACAAGCAGGCAAATGATGAAGAGAACTTCATCATGGTACGTGCAAAGGACTGGAGTGATGTGCCAATAGCTCTTCCAAATTGGCAACCTGAACCCCACTGCTTCAGCACAGA ATTTCGAAAGTATGAACAGGACTTGACTGACTTCGAGGTTCGTCCGGATGATGTGTGGGTGGCTTCGTATCCGAAGAGTGGAACAACCTGGTGCCAGGAGATGGTTTGGTTGATATGCAATGATCTGAACTTTGAGGCCGCCCGAGCTGAATCATTGCGTACGCGATTCCCGTTCCTCGAGTAA
- the LOC125950110 gene encoding luciferin sulfotransferase-like isoform X1: MSFEYTEITDPLFVENKQANDEENFIMVRAKDWSDVPIALPNWQPEPHCFSTEFRKYEQDLTDFEVRPDDVWVASYPKSGTTWCQEMVWLICNDLNFEAARAESLRTRFPFLDISLIHDINSNSFAKIHEMEGRPRFIKTHLPVSMLPKSYWTAKPKTVYIRRNPKAVGVSYYHHSRRIFYRGTMENFIQSFIHEHHFYSPIHAHVIEYHELRGSDNVLLISYEEMKHELASVVARVCKFFSKSYTESQLSKLYEHLSFESMRNNKACNYEGHTTTIDGTDLRFLRKGKTDSWKEELSPELIDALDRWTLEKVANEHHRKLFL; this comes from the exons ATGTCTTTCGAGTACACGGAAATAACGGATCCACTGTTTGTGGAAAACAAGCAGGCAAATGATGAAGAGAACTTCATCATGGTACGTGCAAAGGACTGGAGTGATGTGCCAATAGCTCTTCCAAATTGGCAACCTGAACCCCACTGCTTCAGCACAGA ATTTCGAAAGTATGAACAGGACTTGACTGACTTCGAGGTTCGTCCGGATGATGTGTGGGTGGCTTCGTATCCGAAGAGTGGAACAACCTGGTGCCAGGAGATGGTTTGGTTGATATGCAATGATCTGAACTTTGAGGCCGCCCGAGCTGAATCATTGCGTACGCGATTCCCGTTCCTCGA tATTAGTCTGATACACGATATCAACAGCAATTCGTTCGCAAAAATTCACGAGATGGAGGGACGTCCACGGTTCATTAAAACGCACCTACCAGTTTCGATGCTACCGAAAAGCTACTGGACGGCTAAACCAAAGACGGTGTACATCAGGCGTAATCCGAAGGCGGTCGGTGTATCGTATTACCACCACTCTCGCCGCATTTTCTACCGTGGTACGATGGAAAACTTTATTCAGTCGTTCATTCACGAGCATCACTTCTACTCACCGATTCATGCGCACGTGATCGAGTACCATGAGCTGCGAGGCAGCGATAATGTGCTTCTTATTTCTTATGAGGAAATGAAGCATGAGTTGGCGTCGGTTGTCGCACGAGTTTGCAAGTTTTTCAGCAAATCTTATACTGAATCTCAACTTTCTAAATTGTACGAACATCTGTCCTTTGAATCGATGCGAAATAATAAGGCTTGCAATTACGAAGGACATACCACTACGATCGACGGTACCGACTTACGCTTCctcagaaaaggaaaaacagacaGCTGGAAAGAGGAATTGTCGCCGGAATTAATCGATGCACTTGATCGGTGGACATTGGAAAAGGTAGCAAATGAGCATCACCGGAAATTGTTCTTATAA